In Heteronotia binoei isolate CCM8104 ecotype False Entrance Well chromosome 5, APGP_CSIRO_Hbin_v1, whole genome shotgun sequence, the DNA window ttcagttcccttcctaataattcccagcatggcgttggccttttttattgcaattgcacactgccttgacattttcagtgagttatctaccacgactccaagatctctctcttggttagtctctgccagttcacaacccatcggCTTGtaattgtagctgggattcttggccccaatgtgcattactttgcacttggccacactgaacctcatctgccacgctgatgcccactcacccagcctcaacagatccctttggagtgcctcacaatcctctctggttctcaccaccctgaacaatagAGTGGTATCTGCAAACCACTAAGGGGGCAGGATCCAATCCCCCCAGGTGGTTCCATTCCTTCTCTTACTCAACTTCCTTGctgttgtttcagatgtgggaACAAAGCGTGAAGATGGAAGCCAAGTTCCCTGAGGAAGAATCTTCATCAGAGAAAAGTCAGAGAGCCCAGGAGCATGCCCAAGATGCCTTGTCAAGTGGTAAGGATGCCTCTTGCCCAGATAGGACTGTCTAGTCTAGTTGTTGGCCAGAAGGTTCTGGGCAAGAGAAAAGGAGAATGCTTTTGCAGACTACATGGAATGGAATTCTGGGGTATTGTGTTGTAAGATGTAGTGACGGCCACTCCACTTGAAGGCGgagaaggctagggttgccaactccacttcaagaaatatctgaactaagaacataagagaagccatgttggatcaggccaatggcccatccagtccaacactctgtcacataagaacataagagaagccgtgttggatcaggccaatggcccatccagtccaacactgtgtcacataagaacataagagaagccatgttggatcaggccaatggcccatccagtccaacactctgtgtcatataagaacataagagaagccatgttggatcaggccaatggcccatccagcccaacactctatgtcacataagaacataagagaagccatgttggatcaggccaatgacccatccagtccaacactctgtgtcacataagaacataagagaagccatgttggatcaggccaatgacccatccagtccaacactctgtgtcacataagaacataagagaagcaatgtttgatcaggccaatggcccatccagcccatcactctgtgtcacataagaacataagagaagcaatgttggatcaggccaatggcccatccagtccaacactctgtgtcacataagaacataagagaagccatgttggatcaggccaatgacccatccagtccaacactctgtgtcacataagaacataagagaagccatgttggatcaggccaatgacccatccagtccaacactctgtgtcacataagaacataagagaagcaatgtttgatcaggccaatggcccatccagcccatcactctgtgtcacataagaacataagagaagcaatgttggatcaggccaatgacccatccagtccagcactctgtgtcacataaaaacataagagaagcaatgttggatcaggccaatgacccatccagtccaacactctgtgtcatgtaagaacataagagaagccatgttggatcaggccaatggcccatccagcccaacactctatgtcacataagaacataagagaagccatgttggatcaggccaatggcccatccagtccaacactctatgtcacataagaacataagagaagccatgttggatcaggccaatgacccatccagtccaacactctgtgtcatgtaagaacataagagaagccatgttggatcaggccaatggcccatccagtccaacactctgtgtcacacagtggccaatacacacacacacacacacacactgtggctaatagctactgatggacctctgctccatatttttatccaatcctcttaaagctggctatgcttgtagccgccgccacctcccgtggcagtgaattccacatgttaatcaacttggcatgatcacactgctcttccgcttatgagttgTGCCCGGGCAGCAACCGAATAAGCAACCTAGATGCGATTCAGGGGGAAGCTGCCAGCAGGCTTTTTAATCCTGATAGGAGGCGTCTGGAAACAGGGTGAGAGCGGGTGTGGCTTTGAGGGCAGACATGCTTGCAGGATCGTGCACATTTGATCCGAATGGGAGACGTGGCTAGgccaggccaaatctcttgtgtggaAGCGCCCAAGGTTTTGCAGCCCTGGGAAACAGGGATGTATGAAGCAGAATCCAAAGAAGCAAAAAAAGGGATCTCAAGACTAACATCCATCCTGCCAATCTTATCTCACTTTCAGGCAGTGAAGGGATGTCGTCAAGCTGTCATCTTCGCAGACGAATGGGAATAGCTGCTCCACCTCTGGCCCAGGTAGGGAAGAAGATTCAGGGATGATcaggtccctcctcctttctcaaggAGGCTTTTGGTCCAGCTGATCAAGGAGAGGGAGGCTCTGAATCCCACTCTCTCTCTACCCATACCAAAAgctcaggggtgaaattctagccggagcttgttggcatattatgccacacacccctgatgtggccaatcctccaagagcttacaaaagaagagccttgtaagctcttggaggactggctacatcaggggtgtgtggccaaatatgcaaaggagcacctgctacaaTTCTACCCCTGCAAAAGCTACATCCTGAACTCTCCCAGAATTCCCCCTTCCGTTGCACATTCTCTGCCTGGCATGATCTCTGATGAGTGACTCTGCTTTTTCTTGCAGTCTCCAttgtcctttgaggaggtggccgtgtatttcactgaggccgagtgggccctgctggatccgggccaaAGAGCTCtccacagggaagtcatgctggagaactatgggaacgtggcctctctgggtaaggatctttcctaggtAGCCGAGGTGCAAATTGCTGCCATCGGGATGATGCTCAGATCAAAATATTGAACAGTAATATGTCCTTTTTCTTAGAGCTTTAGGTTTAAAACCAGTTTGGTACAGAGTCATAAAAATATTGGATATGCAACTGTGGTATATTTTTGTACAACTGTTTTTGTATTGTATAATATCTGTTTTTGATGTTGGGTATATTTAGTCAGTCTCAAGGGAAATCaaaccagactgttccctggaaggtcagctgctgaagctgaagctctaatactttggccacccaatgagaagggagcactccctggagaagaccctgatggtgggaaagacagaaggcaaaagaagaaggggacgacaaaagatgagcacagaagaatagatgcttttgagctgtggtgctggagaagactcttgagagtcccttggactgcaagaagattaaatcagtcctaagggaaatcaaccctgactgttccctggaatgtcagatgctgaagctgaaactcaaatgttttggccacccaatgagaagggagcactcactggagaagatcctgatgctgggaaagacagaaggcaatagacgaagggggcagcaaaagagatgatgatgatgatgatgatgatgatgatgatgatgatgatgatgatgatgataattattattattattaatataaatgatgatggctggacagcattactgtcatatagaggagcgttactgatgtaacaaacacaaatttgagcagacttcagaggatggtggaagacaggagggcctggcgtgacttggtccatgaggtcgcaaagagtcaaacttgattgaacaacaacaacaaatatttaGGGAAAATATATGACCAGTTTCTCAGTTTGGGAGGAATGAAGATTTGATAAAAGAAACGGACATCCATTCATGAgcagggtcataagaacataagagaagccatgttggatcaggccaatggcccatccagtccaacactctgtgtcacataagaacataagagaagccctgttggatcaggccaatgacccatccagtccaacactctgtgtcacataagaacataagagaagccctgttggatcaggccagtggcccatccagtccaacactctgtgtcacataagaacataagagaagccatgttggatcaggccaatggcccatccagtccaacactctgtgtcacacattggtcaaaaaacccaagtgccatcaagaggtccaccagtggagctagaagcccttccactgtgcccccccacaagcaccaagaatactgccccagacagagagttccaacaataagctgtggctaatagccactgatggacctctgctcaatatgcttatccaatccccataTAGAGGCTCGGGTTGGTGGCTCGGCTCCATGTGTGGCTGCTGATTGGGTCTctttctttattccagcagaagaTGTAGAGGAGATGATTGGGGAATTCCAGGGGTTCCCATTGGAAAAGGCCAAAATGGAAGATGCTGGTCACCTCAGAGATGGACCACAGAGGCAGGAGGAAAGCCACACAGGTAAGAGGAGCGATAAGCGCATTccttacaaaaaggggggggtttCTGTGAAATCCCAATGGAAGAAGAAAGATCAatcaaaaagagaaggaaaaaaggcCTCCATCGTAACCAGAGAATCCTCTCCAGGCAAAATGAAAGTGTGGCCTTTGCAAAGACCTTCAGTCAGAGAATGGATTTTTGCAGACGCAGATTCCCTTAGGAGCGAAAGCATATaattgtgtggaaagagattcaatcagaaAAAGAAGCTTGGCTGCTTCACATTAAAGAAATCACACAGGTGGGGACTGGGAttactgttccctctaagcggagtgaACGTGACCGAGcatacagttttttagcctccagctcacatatttttatttattattatttatttattaattcgatttatttcccgccctaccccaccgaggtgggctcagggcggcttacaacatgaaaaccaacaaatcaatttaaatacattaagaatacattaataattataattatacaataaaatacttaaaatacatataaaataacataaaaacacataaagctcaTAGAGCTCACATcggtatgtactatgctaccattctttcaaatcagttcttCAATATTCCAATATTAAATAAACTGGTGTTCGAGATTaagtgttcaggcattccgatagcaattaattgtatgccaaccggaagagggctgttttgcaggccctgcggaactgttcaaggctccgcagggccctcacctcctccgggagctgattccaccaacaaggagctacaatcgagaaggccctgtctctggtcactttcagacaggcctcctttggcccagggattgtaagaaggttttgggaccctgatctcagcactctctggggaacatgtggggagagacggtccctaaggtaggcaggtcccaggccataaagggctttaaaggtcataaccagcaccttgtaccgaactcggtatgttatcggcagccagtgcagtccctgaagccccggctgaatgtgctcccatctagggagccctaacaacagccgggcagtggcattctgcactagctgcaacttccgggttcggcacaggggcagccccatgtagagggcattgcagtaatccaacctcgaggtgaccgttgcatggatcgctgttgccaggtcgtcgtcctccaggaaaggagccaactgccttgcccgcctaagatgaaaaaatgcggacttggcagtggtcgctatctgggcctccatagttaagctCACATATTttgctcaaaaagtagaatttttgcgcacaagactctgcagcttagaggaaacgttGACTGGAAGCTATCTAAACTCAGAGACCAAACAAGTGTCTCTCATGCATGAGGCTTAATTTACATTTAAAGTGTACATTATTGTACAGTTCAGTGTACAGCAGAAAGAAGCCACTGAAATATTTGGAGTGCACATGGAAATTCAGGTACAGCCTtccaagctggaacgggtccagaggtcgacgaagatggtgaggggtctggaaaccaggtcctatgaagaaaagctgaaggagctggggatgttcagcctggagaggaggtggctgagaggtgatatgatcaccatcttcaagtacttgaagggctgtcatatagagcaggggtggccaatggtagccctccagatgttttttgcctacaactcccatcagccgcagccagcatggccaatggctggggctgatgggagttgtaggcaaaaaacatctgcagagctaccgttggccacccctgatatagaggatggtgttttGTGGCCctagtaggaccagaaccaatgggttgaaattaaattaaaagagtttctggctcaacattaggaagaacttccttaccgttagagcgattccccagtggaacaggcttcctcaggaggtgatgggctctccttccttggaggtttttaaagaaaggctagatggccatctgacagcaatgaagatcctgtgaatttagggggaggtatttgtgaatttcctgcattgtgcagggggttggactagatgaccctgcaggtcccttacaactctatgattctattattgcATGTGTGGGTTCTAACaggatctctttctttatttattccaGCAGGGTGTGACCAGAAAGAGAAGGCGGATGAGGAACTACATCCTCTACCACCAGATGAAGTCGAGAATGAAGACTTGAGGGGACTCTTCAGAAATCTAGGTGGACTGAATTGGCAGAAAAGAAACCACACAGTCAAGAAGAGGGGTAAACCCATTCTTTGCCAAAGGGGGGATTTCCATGAAGTAATTCACGTGAAGAAGGAAACGTACAAGTGCTTGGTGTGTGGAGCGGACTTTTCAGATCAATCCCAATATACTGTTCACTTACAAATGCACAatggaaagaagacccatcaGCATCTGGAGTGTGGAAAGACCATGATTCACAGAGCAGAGCTCCTTAGACATCAAAGAAGACATTCAGGAGAGAAACCTTATCACTCCTCAGTCTGTGGCAAGAGATTCTCCAAGAAATCAGATCTTGTTCAGCACCAAAGGAATCACTCAGGAGAGAAGCTATACATATCCTCAGAGAGTGAAATGTTGTTCTCTGATGGAGGAAAAGATAATATACATTTTCCAAACCACGGTATAATGAATGCGTGTAAATGCTTTTGGTGCGGAATGTACTTCAGAGGCAGAGCACAGCTTCTTCGGCACCAAAGAATCCATAGAGGggtgaagccttttgaatgcttagagtgtggaaagaaattcagtaaaAGCAGTAATCTTCACCACCATCaaataacccacacaggggagaaacctttcgaatgcccagagtgtgggaagaaatttagTAGGAGTGCTGATCTTCAGcttcatcaaagaacccacacaggggagaaaccttttggatGCTTAGactgtgggaagaaattcagtcagagtagtacccttcaaaatcatctaagaacccacactggggagaagccttttgaatgttcagagtgtgggaaaaggttcagtaggagtggccatcttcagctgcaccaaagaacccacacaggggagaaaccttttcagtgctcacagtgtgggaagagattcagtcaaaatgGCAATCTTCAAATTCATCTGAgaaaccacacaggggagaagccttttgaatgctcggaatgtgggaagagattcagtgacagaaacattcttcaaaatcatctaaaaacccacacaggagagaagccttttgaatgctcagagtgtgggaaaagattcagtgaCAGAAGTGTTCATCAAATtcacctaagaacccacacaggagagaagccttttgaatgttcagcgtgtggaaggagattcagtacAAGTGGTAGTCTTCAgcggcatctaagaacccacacaggggagaagccttttgaatgctcagagtgtgggaagaaattcagtaggagtagccatcttcaaaggcatcagagaacccacacaggggagaaaccatttgaatgttcagagtgtaggaagagattcagtcagagtaactGTCTTCAGctacatcaaagaacccacacaggggagaagccatttgaatgctcaaagtgtggaaGGAAATTCAGgttgagtggccatcttcaaaggcatctaagaactcacacagggagAAGCCATGTAACTGCTTAGCCCAGAGGTGGTGaagtcatttgttacgagggctggatcggacataaatgtcTTTTGTCaaaccaggccatgtgtatcataaaacgtaatgccaggtaccaaAGATATAAACCTCAGAAAGAACACAGGAAACCCAACCTAACAGAGCAATtgcagagaattaagaactaaaATGAAGTTGGATTGCCTATGTAGGAAATTTTACAGCACCATTTTaagtttaaattataaattgtttatctgtgttttgattttataattataaggtattgttattgttgtattaTGACCGTGAGCCGCCCAGAATCTGCATGGAGTGGGCGGCGTGTGCATTTAAAGCAATACCAACATGCGTAAAACatcttttatttaacagtttttgaTAAGTGACATTCCTTGCATTGAATTATGGCATCTGGATTCTAAAGGTATTGAACACCAGTGTTTGAGATGCTGGGGCCCTCTGCTAATGCCATGGTTTGGTCTTGACAGAATGCCAGAATGCATTCCGAAATAGATACATGTGTACTATTGGTTTATCTTTTCCCCTTCTTTAAAATGAATACTGAAATTGTTTCCTGCTTAAAAATGTGTGCAGTAtggttttattttaataaatggttttaactttggaacatctctctctctctgtc includes these proteins:
- the LOC132571730 gene encoding gastrula zinc finger protein XlCGF57.1-like, which produces MREERGTRGHKRREDQRETPPLPRRRKDIGGKGECEWLRERDSQRMWEQSVKMEAKFPEEESSSEKSQRAQEHAQDALSSAEDVEEMIGEFQGFPLEKAKMEDAGHLRDGPQRQEESHTGCDQKEKADEELHPLPPDEVENEDLRGLFRNLGGLNWQKRNHTVKKRGKPILCQRGDFHEVIHVKKETYKCLVCGADFSDQSQYTVHLQMHNGKKTHQHLECGKTMIHRAELLRHQRRHSGEKPYHSSVCGKRFSKKSDLVQHQRNHSGEKLYISSESEMLFSDGGKDNIHFPNHGIMNACKCFWCGMYFRGRAQLLRHQRIHRGVKPFECLECGKKFSKSSNLHHHQITHTGEKPFECPECGKKFSRSADLQLHQRTHTGEKPFGCLDCGKKFSQSSTLQNHLRTHTGEKPFECSECGKRFSRSGHLQLHQRTHTGEKPFQCSQCGKRFSQNGNLQIHLRNHTGEKPFECSECGKRFSDRNILQNHLKTHTGEKPFECSECGKRFSDRSVHQIHLRTHTGEKPFECSACGRRFSTSGSLQRHLRTHTGEKPFECSECGKKFSRSSHLQRHQRTHTGEKPFECSECRKRFSQSNCLQLHQRTHTGEKPFECSKCGRKFRLSGHLQRHLRTHTGRSHVTA